In one Amaranthus tricolor cultivar Red isolate AtriRed21 chromosome 8, ASM2621246v1, whole genome shotgun sequence genomic region, the following are encoded:
- the LOC130820754 gene encoding cyclin-D4-2-like, whose product MADIFDIHESSSLLLCDENKDLCFDDLDDEGDVDGDCGSIDDVDDYHHHKPPKKNNIINSIFNEIESQPSIHFPEQSDELFALMLEKENEYFPQNDYLNRLRCGELDLSIRIEALDWIFKAHSYYSFGPLSLCLAVNYLDRFLATKALPSGKAWAVQLLAVACLSIAVKLEETSVPQSVGFQVGDPKFVFEAKTIQRMELFVLDTLNWKMNAVTPCSFLDYSLKKLCDAHNENTYLSSSSNVVNRSMELISCTIKGIDFLEFKSSEIAAAVAVFVTAEIQALDIDMASSCFIHLEKGRVLKCVEMMKNNSVINRKNGGIVGVVPQSPIGVLEAGSFSYKSDELTATTVVGSCANSSQNTITRSPATKRIKLDTTSRMDS is encoded by the exons ATGGCCGACATTTTTGACATCCATGAATCTTCTTCACTACTTCTATGCGATGAGAACAAAGATTTATGCTTTGATGATCTTGATGATGAAGGTGATGTTGATGGTGATTGTGGGTccattgatgatgttgatgattatcatcatcataaaccccCTAAAAAGAACAATATTATTAATTCCATTTTCAATGAGATTGAATCACAACCGTCAATTCATTTTCCTGAACAAAGTGATGAACTTTTTGCTTTAAtgttagaaaaagaaaatgaatattttCCCCAAAATGATTACTTAAACAGATTAAGATGTGGGGAATTAGACTTAAGTATTCGTATTGAGGCTTTGGATTGGATTTTCAAG GCTCATTCTTACTATAGTTTTGGACCATTGAGTTTATGCTTAGCTGTGAATTATTTGGACAGATTCTTAGCAACCAAGGCACTACCA AGTGGTAAAGCTTGGGCAGTGCAATTACTAGCTGTGGCCTGTTTATCAATTGCAGTCAAATTAGAAGAGACTAGTGTTCCTCAGTCAGTAGGATTTCAG GTAggagatccaaaatttgtgtTTGAAGCCAAAACAATACAAAGAATGGAACTTTTTGTGTTGGACACCTTAAACTGGAAAATGAATGCTGTCACTCCATGTTCCTTCTTAGATTATTCCCTCAAGAAATTGTGTGATGCTCATAATGAGAATACTTACCTTTCTTCATCTAGTAATGTTGTGAATAGATCAATGGAGCTCATCTCTTGCACAATTAAAG GTATTGACTTCTTGGAATTCAAGTCATCAGAAATTGCAGCTGCAGTAGCTGTGTTTGTTACAGCTGAAATCCAAGCTTTGGATATTGATATGGCTAGTTCTTGTTTCATTCATTTGGAGAAG GGTAGAGTTTTGAAGTGTGTggaaatgatgaagaataattcAGTGATTAATAGGAAAAATGGAGGGATTGTAGGAGTGGTGCCTCAGAGTCCAATTGGGGTGTTGGAAGCAGGTTCATTTAGCTATAAAAGTGATGAATTAACTGCAACAACTGTGGTTGGGTCATGTGCAAATTCTTCTCAAAATACAATCACAAGAAGCCCTGCAACTAAAAGGATAAAATTAGACACAACATCTAGGATGGACTCCTAA
- the LOC130821663 gene encoding uncharacterized protein LOC130821663 yields MDEILSNDRSWMYKRLVDSAYNIKFMQGIEIFLIFETRDNQELRIRCPCMKCKNMVHKHLNEVREHFMRKGFVEDYHDKRCHYVKDNPYVRMVYNAATLRFWNPYQTSVEENNAHSKEPLPLQLPKDPIPQARQFFDMLSAANNPLYPSCKMYTQMSIIGQLTNLKTDFCISGRLYDELCHMMKKTLPDLNTMTTGFYDTMKQIAGLGLSAEKIDCCSNGPRLRLYASHVIAHQMRWHTEHRRAEGELCHPSDSEAWLKFNVDHPEFACETRNVRLGLWTDSFNPFGSSAKQYSSWPVILTPYNLPPWLCMKKPYMFLTMIAPSPKNPKHNIDIYLQPLIAELKMLWDDSILTYDVSKKQNFSLKAGLMWTISDFSAYVMLSGWSTTGKNACSYITDDSKSFYLINSRKVCWFDCHRRFLPKNHLFMQDRRNFMNRVKESGHAPRVCTGYELLEDLDKYGMKRVYEEGAQEYNDTHCPYTGGWKKRSIFWDLSYWKTNSIRYFLDVMHIEKYYLNNILNTIMCVGKATKDHLALRQDMCDLSIRNELHPVGDAIPKASYNWMIIRLNIDMSKQSIFGKKSHDGHVFMQRLIPIAFRQLLLFSIWEALTELSLCFKMLTSLHLKVRDLAKVEEDIPVIICKLEKIFPPSFFDRMEHLPIHLPYGARIAGPVQYRWMYPFERSIDLPLNDDVCFNNKRSGVLSIFTHPIRFHGKGKKNLLSDIDIKIAHRYVLMNCLELAPFVNRYITELRQKFQSMPREQFDVMVEEESPKFFQLYARVGRLHNYPNGDILKDMAEGPLNTAHSTRKATDNSGVCVKSEDDNIDEDDFYGRVEDMIEFEYPGMPIKRVTLFKFRWYNPSRNGFGHVKSKKYQVSGSLRNNGENSAFKEESISTYVYLEDISLSSESRCDPSQGFIECEPGAFIFVVNEEVDEDLILSNDKQSEDDEDDETDSGDEDFHVH; encoded by the exons ATGGATgaaattttatcaaatgatagaagttggatgtacaaaaGACTTGTCGACAGTgcttataatataaaattcatGCAAGGAATTGAAATATTCTTGATATTCGAAACTAGGGATAATCAAGAATTAAggattagatgtccttgtatGAAATGTAAAAACATGGTCCATAAACATTTGAATGAAGTTAGGGAACATTTTATGCGAAAAGGTTTTGTAGAAGATTATCACGATAAGAGATGTCATTATGTTAAAGATAACCCATATGTGCGTATGGTTTATAATGCTGCTACTTTGAGATTTTGGAACCCGTACCAAACATCCGTCGAAGAAAACAATGCACATTCAAAAGAACCCTTGCCTTTGCAATTACCCAAAGATCCAATTCCTCAAGCGAGACAATTTTTTGACATGCTAAGTGCAGCAAACAATCCGTTGTATCCCAGTTGCAAAATGTATACGCAGATGTCAATAATAGGTCAATTAACAAATCTAAAGACTGATTTTTGCATTTCCGGAAGGTTGTATGATGAATTATGTCATATGATGAAGAAGACTTTACCAGATTTAAATACAATGACAACTGGGTTTTATGATACGATGAAGCAAATAGCTGGACTTGGATTATCAGCAGAGAAAATAGATTGTTGTAGTAACG GCCCTAGATTACGTTTGTATGCTTCTCACGTTATTGCTCACCAAATGAGATGGCACACTGAGCACCGTAGAGCAGAGGGAGAGTTGTGTCACCCATCAGACTCAGAGGCTTGGTTAAAGTTTAATGTCGATCATCCAGAGTTTGCATGTGAGACAAGAAATGTAAGGCTTGGTTTGTGGACAGACAGTTTCAATCCATTTGGAAGCTCAGCAAAACAATATTCATCGTGGCCCGTGATTTTGACACCTTACAACCTTCCTCCATGGTTGTGCATGAAAAAGCCGTACATGTTCTTGACAATGATTGCACCAAGTCCAAAGAATCCGAAGCACAACATTGACATTTACCTGCAACCTTTAATAGCGGAACTTAAGATGTTGTGGGATGACAGTATCTTGACCTATGATGTATCCAAAAAGCAAAACTTTAGTCTTAAAGCGGGTTTAATGTGGACAATTAGTGACTTTTCGGCATATGTGATGTTATCAGGATGGAGTACAACGGGGAAAAATGCATGTTCGTATATCACAGATGATTCCAAGTCTTTTTACCTAATAAATAGTAGGAAGGTATGTTGGTTTGACTGTCATCGGAGGTTCTTGCCCAAGAATCACTTATTTATGCAGGATAGAAGGAATTTCATGAATCGGGTTAAAGAGTCTGGACACGCTCCTCGTGTGTGCACTGGATATGAATTGCTTGAGGATCTTGATAAGTACGGGATGAAGAGGGTGTATGAAGAGGGTGCACAAGAATACAATGACACTCATTGTCCATACACTGGAGGGTGGAAGAAGAGAAGTATCTTTTGGGATCTATCATACTGGAAGACTAACAGTATTAGGTATTTTCTTGATGTTATGCACATAGAAAAGTACTATCTTAATAATATTCTCAATACAATTATGTGTGTGGGGAAAGCGACTAAGGATCATCTTGCGTTGCGTCAAGATATGTGTGACCTCAGCATTAGAAATGAACTCCATCCTGTTGGAGATGCAATTCCAAAGGCGTCGTATAATTGGATGATTATCAGatt GAACATTGACATGAGCAAACAGTCAATCTTTGGGAAGAAAAGCCACGACGGTCACGTGTTCATGCAACGGTTGATTCCTATTGCTTTTCGGCAGTTGCTACTTTTTTCGATTTGGGAAGCTCTTACTGAATTGAGTTTGTGTTTCAAAATGCTTACATCACTGCACCTCAAAGTGAGAGACTTAGCGAAGGTAGAAGAGGACATACCAGTGATAATATGCAAATTAGAGAAGATCTTTCCCCCATCATTTTTCGACCGCATGGAGCACTTGCCTATCCATCTACCTTACGGGGCAAGAATTGCAGGACCCGTCCAATACAGATGGATGTACCCCTTCGAAAG ATCTATAGACCTTCCACTAAATGATGACGTTTGTTTTAATAACAAGAGATCAGGTGTACTTTCTATTTTTACACACCCAATAAGATTTCATGGGAAAGGAAAAAAGAACTTACTCAGTGATATAGATATTAAGATTGCGCATCGATACGTTCTCATGAACTGTTTAGAGCTTGCACCATTTGTTAATCGCTACATTACCGAACTCCGTCAAAAATTTCAGTCAATGCCACGTGAACAATTTGATGTGATGGTTGAGGAAGAATCACCCAAATTCTTTCAGTTATAT gCAAGAGTCGGGCGTTTGCATAACTACCCTAACGGTGACATATTGAAGGACATGGCCGAAGGACCGTTGAA TACTGCACATTCAACACGGAAAGCTACAGACAATAGTGGAGTTTGTGTTAAATCTGAAGATGACAATATAGATGAAGATGATTTCTATGGCCGGGTCGAAGATATGATAGAGTTTGAATATCCCGGAATGCCTATTAAGAGGGTCACATTGTTCAAATTTCGTTGGTACAATCCGTCCCGTAATGGGTTTGGTCATG taaaatcaaagaaataccAAGTTAGTGGGTCACTGAGGAATAACGGTGAGAATAGTGCGTTCAAAGAGGAAAGTATATCGACTTATGTCTATCTCGAAGATATTTCTCTATCGTCTGAATCACGTTGCGATCCTTCCCAAGGATTTATTGAATGTGAGCCGGGTGCATTTATATTTGTTGTTAATGAAGAAGTCGATGAAGATCTTATATTATCTAATGATAAGCAAagtgaagatgatgaagatgatgaaactGATTCGGGTGATGAAGATTTTCATGTACATTAG